One window from the genome of Hydractinia symbiolongicarpus strain clone_291-10 chromosome 1, HSymV2.1, whole genome shotgun sequence encodes:
- the LOC130643945 gene encoding farnesyl pyrophosphate synthase-like — protein MGSKALFEMTDKILNYKEQFDSSFKEIVDELVKETENKPELAPAASWLRKALNYNTFDGKKSRGMMVIGTVDILREGNPSKDEVKKAIVLGWCVEILQALFLVADDIMDRSELRRGKPCWYKKCGLVAINDTYLMEQAIFQLIDNHFSDQAYMFQLYKAFHSTIYLTAMGQGLDMLASEPPEGNFSIDLFTEEKYKSIVKYKTAYYSFYLPVSLGMHIVQVKDNEVFKEAELILLKLGEFFQIQDDYLDCYGDPAIMGKVGRDIEDGKCSWLVVQALKKVNAEEKKILVDNYGKDVVKSVEIVKKLYQKLDLQSVYGEYEEESYKNLCKYITNHSAHFPQELFLFLVKKIYKRNK, from the coding sequence ATGGGCAGTAAAGCACTATTTGAAATGACAGATAAAATATTGAACTATAAAGAACAGTTTGATTCTTCGTTTAAAGAAATTGTTGATGAATTAGTAAAAGAAACTGAAAATAAGCCCGAATTAGCACCTGCAGCGAGCTGGTTACGCAAAGCTTTAAATTATAATACATTTGATGGGAAGAAGTCACGAGGCATGATGGTCATTGGAACTGTGGATATTTTACGAGAGGGTAATCCATCCAAGGATGAAGTTAAGAAAGCAATAGTTCTTGGTTGGTGTGTAGAAATACTTCAAGCTTTGTTTTTAGTTGCAGATGACATAATGGACCGCTCCGAGTTAAGAAGAGGAAAACCATGTTGGTATAAAAAGTGTGGTCTGGTAGCTATTAATGATACGTATTTAATGGAACAAGCAATATTCCAGTTGATCGATAATCATTTCTCTGACCAGGCCTACATGTTTCAGTTGTATAAAGCGTTTCATAGCACAATTTATTTAACAGCAATGGGACAGGGTCTTGACATGCTTGCTTCTGAACCGCCAGAGGGTAATTTTTCGATAGATTTGTTTACAGAAGAGAAGTACAAATCTATTGTAAAGTACAAAACAGCATATTACTCATTTTACTTGCCGGTATCTCTTGGAATGCACATCGTTCAAGTGAAAGATAACGAAGTGTTTAAAGAGGCGGAATTGATTTTACTCAAATTAGGTGAATTCTTTCAAATTCAGGATGATTACCTGGATTGTTACGGTGATCCTGCCATCATGGGAAAAGTTGGACGTGATATAGAAGACGGGAAGTGTTCTTGGTTGGTGGTGCAAGCATTAAAGAAAGTGAAtgctgaagaaaagaaaatcCTAGTCGATAATTACGGAAAAGATGTGGTAAAGTCTGTTGAGATAGTAAAGAAATTGTACCAGAAGTTAGATCTGCAAAGCGTATATGGTGAATACGAGGAAGAGAGTTATAAGAACTTGTGCAAATACATAACTAATCACTCTGCCCACTTCCCTcaagaactgtttttgtttttggtgaAAAAGATTTACAAACGAAACAAATAG